A window from Theropithecus gelada isolate Dixy chromosome 1, Tgel_1.0, whole genome shotgun sequence encodes these proteins:
- the WNT2B gene encoding protein Wnt-2b isoform X2, whose translation MRSVGEGAREWIRECQHQFRHHRWNCTTLDRDHTVFGRVMLRSSREAAFVYAISSAGVVHAITRACSQGELSVCSCDPYTRGRHHDQRGDFDWGGCSDNIHYGVRFAKAFVDAKEKRLKDARALMNLHNNRCGRTAVRRFLKLECKCHGVSGSCTLRTCWRALSDFRRTGDYLRRRYDGAVQVMATQDGANFTAARQGYRRATRTDLVYFDNSPDYCVLDKAAGSLGTAGRVCSKTSKGTDGCEIMCCGRGYDTTRVTRVTQCECKFHWCCAVRCKECRNTVDVHTCKAPKKAEWLDQT comes from the exons ATGCGTTCAGTGGGCGAGGGTGCCCGAGAGTGGATCCGAGAGTGTCAGCACCAATTCCGCCACCACCGCTGGAACTGTACCACCCTGGACCGGGACCACACTGTCTTTGGCCGTGTCATGCTCAGAA GTAGCCGAGAAGCAGCTTTTGTATATGCCATCTCATCAGCAGGGGTAGTCCATGCTATTACTCGTGCCTGTAGCCAGGGTGAACTGAGTGTGTGCAGCTGTGACCCCTACACCCGTGGCCGACACCATGACCAGCGTGGGGACTTTGACTGGGGTGGCTGCAGTGACAACATCCACTATGGTGTCCGTTTTGCCAAGGCCTTCGTGGATGCCAAGGAGAAGAGGCTTAAGGATGCCCGGGCCCTCATGAACTTACATAATAACCGCTGTGGTCGCACG gcTGTGCGGCGGTTTCTGAAGCTGGAGTGTAAGTGCCATGGCGTGAGTGGTTCCTGTACTCTGCGCACCTGCTGGCGTGCGCTCTCAGATTTCCGCCGCACAGGTGATTACCTGCGGCGGCGCTATGATGGGGCTGTGCAGGTGATGGCCACGCAGGATGGTGCCAACTTCACTGCAGCCCGCCAAGGCTATCGCCGTGCCACCCGAACTGATCTTGTCTACTTTGACAACTCCCCAGATTACTGTGTCTTGGACAAGGCTGCAG GTTCCCTAGGCACTGCAGGCCGTGTCTGCAGCAAGACATCAAAAGGAACAGATGGTTGTGAAATCATGTGCTGTGGCCGAGGGTATGACACAACTCGAGTCACCCGTGTTACCCAGTGTGAGTGCAAATTCCACTGGTGCTGTGCTGTACGGTGCAAGGAATGCAGAAATACTGTGGACGTCCATACTTGCAAGGCCCCCAAGAAGGCAGAGTGGCTGGACCAGACCTGA